One window from the genome of Epinephelus moara isolate mb chromosome 5, YSFRI_EMoa_1.0, whole genome shotgun sequence encodes:
- the aanat1 gene encoding serotonin N-acetyltransferase, translating into MSLVSAVPFMKPLHMRSPVPRGRRHTLPASEFRSLSPEDAISVFEIEREAFISVSGECPLHLDEVRHFLTLCPELSLGWFEEGRLVAFIIGSLWDQERLTTDALTLHKPHGTTVHIHVLAVHRTFRQQGKGSILMWRYLQYLRCLPYVRRAVLMCEDFLIPFYRKSGFKVQGPSEITVGPLAFIEMVYPVRGHAFMRRNSGC; encoded by the exons ATGTCGTTAGTGAGCGCAGTACCGTTCATGAAGCCGCTTCACATGCGCTCTCCAGTGCCACGGGGCCGCCGCCACACGCTGCCGGCCAGCGAGTTCCGCTCCCTCAGCCCGGAGGATGCCATCAGTGTGTTTGAGATTGAGAGAGAAG CCTTCATCTCAGTGTCCGGCGAGTGTCCTCTCCACCTGGACGAGGTGCGTCACTTCCTCACCCTGTGCCCTGAGCTGTCTCTTGGCTGGTTTGAGGAGGGACGTCTGGTGGCTTTCATCATCGGCTCACTGTGGGACCAGGAGAGGCTTACCACG GATGCCCTCACTCTCCACAAGCCACATGGGACCACCGTCCACATCCACGTCCTGGCTGTGCACCGGACCTTCCGTCAGCAGGGCAAAGGCTCCATCCTGATGTGGCGCTACCTGCAGTACCTCCGCTGCCTGCCCTACGTCCGCCGTGCCGTGCTCATGTGTGAAGACTTCCTGATTCCCTTCTACAGGAAGTCTGGTTTCAAGGTGCAGGGCCCCAGTGAGATCACAGTGGGGCCCCTCGCCTTCATTGAGATGGTTTACCCAGTCAGGGGCCACGCCTTCATGCGTCGCAACAGTGGTTGTTGA